The genomic region tctaaataaaatggACTAACAGGCCCGTCGTCTTCTCATGTTATGATTCTGAACAACTCTATAAATACACTATGTGCCTTTAAACATTTTACGCAGGCCCATGAAattacagcaaaacaaaatgtgCCTGCAATCCACTGGTGTACTGCCAAGCAGCAGACATAAGCACAACATGACACAATTAGCTGTTCAGTCTGGTGCAGAAAGCAGTGCTGTACCCTGTCTCGTTGTTCCTAGAGCCAAATCTAACCTTTACCTTTAATATTTGAAGCCACTGGAGCGTTGTTCTGAACCATATTAGGTGTGCTGCGTCATAATCAGCATTTAAAACGGAGCTAAAAACACTCCTGTTTAGATGTTTAGATGAGCCTTTTAGTGGCCTAGTTCCTGATCCTACATTAGCATTTTATTCAATTTCTGCTTCTTCTATTGATTTTAATTCTGAGGTTTCATCATTTTAATGGTCTACTGTTGATCTTAGTCATTATGTAATTTcatttctgcttcttttgttgcttttttaagttaataactggttttcatttgtctgttaCTGATTTTTTGCTCATTCTGTGGTAGCTTATGCTTTTTGGGTGAAATGTGCTTTTTATATGTGCTTGCTTTGCTAGGTAAAACACCTGGTAAGTGCACTTAAACTAAAGAAAAGATCAGTGagcaaattcaaattcagtgtGCCTACAGCAATGTTCTATAGCAATTCTCTTTCTCACTGAGCCTTTCTTCGAGAGAGCGCATGTCCACACTCGCCTGCACCTGACGGGGAAGTGGCGAGGTTCAAAGAGAGTCCCATACACCCACAAAGGCATGTTGTTAATGACCCGTCCGGGACAACACCACAAAAGCGCTACAAATCAAGCATTTGCCTGGATACTCCCTGTGCATTTTACCCGAGTGGGAGAGGACCTTCATGTCAGCAAAAGCAGAGTTTTAAATTGCTTTTCTCATTGTATAACCACAAGAACACAATGCTTTGGTTTTACAGGGCGAGTGCACATATTTGGAAAGCACACTGCTGAAGTCAGAGTCTGAATATAACTACAGCTGCCACAATGTGGGTGTCAAGCATGTCTGCAGTTGGTGGGGAAAAAATCTCCAACTGATTTCCTTGCGAGCAGATGACACTGAGGTCTGGAGTGGATCGCATCTTCTGAGTGTGCAGATGGAAATAAGCATGAGGTTTCCATAACAGCTCTGAGACAAAATGTTTTTCACGTCGCAGTCAGGGGGCAGATTTGTCTCCATGAAATTAATTTTCACATTAACAGCTGCATCTGCTGAACACAAAATGCCACGTCAAAGTTTGGAAGGATGTCTCAGACTGAATGCTTTGGAAAACACAGGGCGTTAGATGAGATGAGTAATAACACTTCATGTTTATGTCAATAATGAAGCTACATGTAGTTAGCTCAGCAGAAAACCTGGAAACAGACATCTCTGATTGCCACTTCATTTCTTTAAAGCCTTTTCAAATTGTTTCCAATATTTATGCCGAGTTAAGGATCCAGAACAAGGACGAAGCATCACCTATGAGGATGCTATGGACAAAGTTGCTGGTAGGAGTGGATGTGACAATTTGGAATCCACCCCCTGAAATAGCCAAAGTAAATACCAACATTTTATCACTACTTAATCAGCAGTCCCCCAAACACCTGTGAACAATATGTGCATGCTTTTGTAAGATTTTAAAGACTTaactttaaagcaaaaatttttcagctattttgcTTTTGGTTTAATTCTGTTTATctgcaggtttttttcttgtcaTATCAGTTAAACCAGCCATTCCCCTACCTTCAAGCCTTAATaaagtccaaacttttttcatttACCAGTCTGTAAATAAGTTGATTTGACAGCCTCTACCATCTCCAAAAACACCGCTCTACTAGAAAGTTTATAATGAAAAGACTCACCAGTTAAAGTATCCTGAGTGGAAATCTAGGTCAGGGTTGAATAACACAAAAGATGCCCATTGTACAACGCATGTCCTGCCCCTGACCCAAAATGCCAATTATCTTCTCCATAGCGGTCGAACACATCCAGCCAATCATCCTGTTGCATTGATTCAAACCCACGCTTCGTGAAATATCTGGACATTTAACTGCCCGACACATATTTATTTCAAGGGGAACCGTCATTAATTTAAAGTCTGAGTTTTAATGGCATTTAAATCACAGAGTATTTTGAAGGTCTTTACTTTGCTAGGTTAGCTTTGTGACTGCAGCCTACAATTGCTTGGAATTTGTAAGCCAATAAGtttacaaacaaatacaaacactgtATTTTTAAACAATGTAACAAAAAAGTGAGCATAATCATACAAAACAACAGTTAAACACTTATATGAGGAAACAGAGATCAAGATTATTAATGGTTAGTCAGACAGTTTTTAAATCACCTCGACATATGAGGTATTAAGATAATTCTTCTATATTGGTGTCATACAATTACCTTCTTTCAAAGCATCACATTGCTTCAGGTAGTTATTAGGTAGAGTTTTATTATCAAAATACCGATTACAGCAGCTTTAGAGATCAAACACAAGATTTTACATTAGTTTTCTTGGCTTATTTGAACCACAAAGCTGCTGTTCCTGCTCAGGACCCGCTCCATGATTATTGTGGACAAAATGGTTTATAATGGCACATTTATCACAATATCCATGGAAAACATGGAAAAGATGGCATGTGTAACtttatgttgtgttttctgttttggaaaattttaaaaaaaaattgaagtaaCAAGAGAATCTGGGACCACAGCTGCACAAGGCCTTACAAAAAGAACATTTATAATCATATGTGCATTaatgacataaaaataatatttgatttttttaaacattgtgAGAGAGTCAGCTCCAATGCAACGTGATACAGGAACTGAGTGATGCGTCCATTTGTCTTTGGGTTAAACACCACCCTGCCTCATGCCCAGTCAGTCACATTGCTCACATACAGAGTCACTCCACCCCTCCGCCTGCCCTCTAGCAGTTGGCAGAGTGGTGTCATCTCGAGCTCTCAGCTGTTACTGTGGCGTACCATTGGCTGGACCGGCAGCTGCTGGGGACTGTGCCAACACTTTCTTCTATATCACTTTAGAGCATCAGGAAATCCACAAGGACAAAACATATGGCTTTTCAAGAATTCTGGCATTTgaccaccaccacagtggataaATACTGATTATGATTCATTTCCGAAAACATCCAAACATTCCTAggtctgattggccaacataaACATGGAACTAGAGACTAAATTGGTGCAAACATTTAATTTTCATCCTATTCACTCTAAAAGTGCCGATCTAAGAATGGCAGCAATCACAGTTCATCTGAGTGAAGGTGTACCTATCTACAGTGCAGTCTGAGCTGGAAGCTTCACACAGGAACCCAGACTCTGGAGTCGTTGTAAAAGAAGGAATGCTTTGACAAGAGCTGTGGGTTATAAAAACctggaaggagagagaaagTTTTACTTAATGCTTTCATGAATGCAATAACAACTACTTTAGCTGCTCCTTTATTCATAAGGAATTGCTCCACATGTTTGGTTTGGTAGATCTTTTTTTGTATCTCCTCCTGAGATCAAAGCAGGGATCTGTGCTAGTTAGGCAAATGTGCAAACCGTTATGCTACCAATTTATTAATGACGCCTTGTTCAGTCAATTCCATTTTAATTATgtaacaccaaatcacaacagtagtTGCCTCAAGACGTATATATTAACATAAAGACCCTATAGTATTAGAAAGAAAGACCAAAAATCACACAAGCCCCCTATGAGGAagcatttggtgacagtggagaggaaaagcttccttttaacaggaagaaacctctggcggATCCCGGTTCAGGAAGGGGGAACCATCTGCCAAAATCATCTGTgagtgaggggaaagagaagagagcaggAGAGGCAAACTTTGGGCAAATTAAATCTCACTAGACTTTCTCATTTTTAGGAACCAAGCATCAAAAACTAGAATGTAacctaaataaattaaaaagaaagttCTCATTCTTCCCTGTCTGTAcagaaatatgtttttaatagATGTAATAATACATGAAGACTAGAGCAATGTTCTGAGCTAAGCAATGAggttaaagacaaaaactgaACCCAGGACAGATGCTGTATCCATGCATAATGAAAATATTGACTGAAatgttgcaaaaataaaaaataaaaaagctttttaatataaaattagACTATCCGAATGATCACTTATTATTGTTAGGAAATGGTTGGCCGCACATCCACTCCGTGTACACAgaaaatttttattttgctggatttaaaaaaaatgcatgtggTCTAGGAAAGATAGCTAACGTTAAATACAGCAGATTCAATCCAATATCACAATAACTGTACGGAGGAGCTTTCAGACTACAGAACGGCCAATGCCTGATCTGACTGTGCTGGATATCTATATTGCCATGTGCACCAGTGTTATTTAAGTCCCAGAAAATCAGAAATCAAATGCATGCGAGAAAACTGCCTCATTTATCTTACTACCTGGTCCTGGGATCTTATCAGCCACCGGTTTTTGGGGTATTCTTTGAGTTCTGGACGCAAAAGCAGCAGTGGGTATGGACTGCTTTGATGGCCGGTCATACTGCCCTATGTCATAGTGCCCAGGGCCCGGCAAAGGAGGATCCTTAGGTACAGTCTGAGGAGGTGCTGCTATTGCTAAAAAATATCTTCTCCTTCAAACACACATAAAAGGATGTAAATtttagataataaaaaaaagtagtgAAACCTAAACATTGTATGGTTACTTACGGAAGAATTGTCTTCTTCTCTGGGGTGGGTGCCCGATGGGGGTTGTAGGCCCCAGGGCCTGGCACACGGTGGTCGGCCGGAGGAAGGATTCTGTGAGTTTTTGATCTGAAGGGTGACGAGACTGCCTTTGAACCATGCTGGATTAAGCTGCTGTTCACCTCGTAGTGGCCTTTTAGaagtttttaatattaaaaatttgAGTGCAAATTTAATAAGAagctaaaaaagacaaaacttcAAAGCAGACCTGGTGATGGCACATTTTTTGGGGGGCAAAAAGAATCCCGTGTGGTTCTTGAGAGGAAAGGCGATGTACCAACCACTGAGGAGATTGTTACTCTCCTCACACAACTGACCtgtacagagagaaaaaaatgacacaaaatacACAACAGGATCTCAGAGAGTACACCCTGAATCAGCTTTTATAATCAGCACACATACATCATACTGATTTGGAGCTGGAGTTATATGTTTGGGACCATCCATCTGCAGAGATATGGGCAGCCTGAAGACCCTGGAGGCTCCAGTGTTGAagtcatatttatttatgaagGAACTCTGTAGGTTGTATGCATTTGGGCCTGGAGTGGGTCTCTGTGGCCTTCTGTCAACCTGGAAGAGAGGATGAAGTGATGAAGACATTTAAAAGCGGCAGGGGATTAAAATTTATTAGACTAAAATAATCAGGTATATCTAAACTGAGTACTGGAGCCATAACTAACACTGATTTTAAGATTTCTTCTGTGTCATCTTCATTATAAGGCTCAAATATGTTTTGTGGctccatactttttttttggtcacaAATTGCTCAGAAAAGGATCCTTTGAGATTAAACGTTGCCAACTCCTGCCAGATTATTCAAATTAGGGTTGCAGTGAAGCTGAAGTCTGTTAACATAGGATGAATGGCAGGGTGTATACACCAATCTAACAATGATAAGATAACTTTATTGTCTCCGATAGGAGAAAATCATCCTGGATCAGGCAATACATAAAAAGGCACACAGACAAAATCCACTAGCAATAGCTAGTGCATGCAGTAGAAAAATAACTGATGCTGTAGAAAAATAACTTACAGGGTAAGTAAGGATTTTTTAAAGCCCCATTGAGGCAAAAATTAtgatttaacaaaacaaaacaaatttgacTAGTACAAATAATCAACAAGACTTCAGAATAAATGCCCAAAGGCGTTTCAAGATGATACCTAGTGGACCTCCTGACCTTTGATGGGACAAAGCCGGTGGTGCCCCTCTTTGAGAAGGAAGGACTGTTGACTTCAGTGCTGGTAAGGCAGTCGTAGGTTCCCGGTCCTGGACTTTCACTCTGATACACAAACACCACACACGTTATTTATGCGgcactgttattattattctttt from Pelmatolapia mariae isolate MD_Pm_ZW linkage group LG22, Pm_UMD_F_2, whole genome shotgun sequence harbors:
- the stpg1 gene encoding O(6)-methylguanine-induced apoptosis 2, which produces MASTSKRCSIQAKYQIAMTTHQEKKGFSTQAKRFASQISLSESPGPGTYDCLTSTEVNSPSFSKRGTTGFVPSKVRRSTRRPQRPTPGPNAYNLQSSFINKYDFNTGASRVFRLPISLQMDGPKHITPAPNQYDVSCVRRVTISSVVGTSPFLSRTTRDSFCPPKNVPSPGHYEVNSSLIQHGSKAVSSPFRSKTHRILPPADHRVPGPGAYNPHRAPTPEKKTILPRRYFLAIAAPPQTVPKDPPLPGPGHYDIGQYDRPSKQSIPTAAFASRTQRIPQKPVADKIPGPGFYNPQLLSKHSFFYNDSRVWVPV